Proteins encoded within one genomic window of Panacibacter microcysteis:
- a CDS encoding response regulator, whose amino-acid sequence MENILIIDDEEDVLLSLGRLLENNGYNVTTLSRPEAAINMVNVLMPDIILLDIKLAELDGRDICMQLKSTTRTKRTKIILISGLVVSKEEYVGYGADDFIEKPINFSVLLKKIKLFLSDKVNA is encoded by the coding sequence ATGGAAAATATCCTGATAATTGATGATGAAGAAGATGTGCTTTTATCCTTAGGACGACTGCTTGAAAATAATGGTTATAATGTAACAACGCTCTCCAGGCCAGAAGCAGCCATCAATATGGTCAATGTGCTTATGCCCGATATTATTTTGTTAGACATTAAACTGGCTGAGTTGGACGGCAGGGATATTTGCATGCAGCTAAAGTCTACCACCAGAACGAAGCGGACAAAAATCATTCTTATCTCGGGTCTTGTTGTTTCTAAAGAAGAATATGTTGGCTACGGCGCGGATGATTTTATAGAAAAACCCATTAATTTCTCTGTCCTGTTGAAAAAGATCAAACTCTTTCTGTCAGATAAGGTTAACGCATAG